Part of the Pirellulales bacterium genome is shown below.
CGTGCCGTCGAGCACCGGGCGATGGCAGGCCAGCAGGATGACTTCGCGTTTGAGTTCGTCGCCCTGGCGGACATCCGCAGCTTCGAGGTAGCGCAGCTCGGCTTCGGCCAGTGGAAACGGCAACCGGCTCGCCGCCTCGTCTCGCACGGCAATGGCAAATTGCGAGGCCGCGACCTTCGGTACGCGAATGTTCTGCACGACCAATTGCCGGGTGCCGAGGCAGACCACGGCGTCGCGGCCGACAAAATTGTGCGACTGTCGGACTTGCTGCAGCGCCGCGACCAGGCCGGCCTCGACGTCGGCGGGAGCCGCGTCCGCCGGCAGGCGCAGCTCGGCGCGCGCCGCTTCGAGCAGCTTGCCGCGCGCGTCATCGAATTGCAGCAGCTTGACCGTTCGCGAGCCGAGATCGACTCCGATCGGTCCTACATGCTTGAATTTGGGAAACCCCACCATGGCGACACTCTTGGCAAAACGGTCAATTGAATCGGTGGCACGTACCTTCGAACCGGGGACCGACGGCTGGTCCTGTTATCCACCGCCGATCCCTGCGCCGGCGGGCGCGGTGCCGGTGATGTCGTCGATCGTGGTCAGGCCGGTCACGGGATTGACGCGAACGGCGACGTAGCGAGCGCTGGTTGCGCTACCGGTCTGCAACCAGACGACCGACTCGGCCGCCGCGGACGTGGCTCCCAGCGGCGTGAATTCAATCCAAGTCGAGGCCGTGCTTGTGCCGCCCAGCGTCACGCTCGCCAGTGCGGGCAAAGTAAAGCCGGAGTTCGGCAGCTTGCTCAGTTCGACGATGTGTTGGTCGGCCGGGTCGCTCGGCGAGCGGAACGCCCAATGCGGCAGCGTTTCCAGCGCGGGATTGGTGCCCGTGTGCTCAAGCACGTAGCGGTTCTGAGTGAGCTGGTACGTGACGCGGTAGGTGCTGCCATTGGCCACTGCCAGACTACGGGCCAGGGCCAGGTCGGACGCGACGGTCTCGGCGGTGCCCAGCAATTGCTGGCTGGCCGAGGGGGTCATGCTGGGGATCATCGTCCAGGCCAGAACGGCCACGAGCGTCACGACCACCAGCATCTCGGCGAGCGTGTATCCGCGTCGAATTTGTCGTGAGCAGGCCATGGGAGGACACCGGGCGATCGATCTACACGCCCTGCGTCCGCGGTTGCGGGGCCGCGCCCCGAGGCGGGGCTTGCGCGATCGGCGCTTAACGCTTGGGCGCTACGACCACTTGCAACTTGCCGGAGCGCAACAGCGCGTTTTGCTCGCGAAGCTGGGCGTTGATTTCCTTCAACTGGGTAATCATCTCGAACCGCTGCTCGACGGCGTTGGCAAAGGGCTCGGGCGTCGGCTTTTGCGCGGCGGCTGACTGGTAAAAGCCTAGCATGCAAAGAGATACGACATGGGTGACGACGAGAGTCTTCCACCCCGGGTTTACGCGGCTCAGCATCGGTAGGTCTCCAGGAAAGCAATCGTGCGAGGAATGCTGGCAAAACGGCGGCGCAACGTAGGCTGCCTGTAACGATTGTCGCGATTTTCAAGGGCGGGAGTTGCGGGAAAATGTCGCCGCTCGTGAAGGGTCGCGGTGCTGTCGCTGCTGGCGATCTTGCTGGTCGAGCGCTCGCAGACAAGCGCGGCCCTAGTTCACATCTGCCCACGAGACGAGATCCCACTTGAGCCCGGCGGCCCCCGTGGCGGGTGCAAAAACAGGGTTCGACAGTGAGCTGCCGTGATAGGTCACATTGCTCGTCGGGGGCTGAATCGTGCACAGCGGCGTGAGCGATAGCGAGGGCAACGTGACGCAGTAGGCCGGGTAGTACTGAATCCCGCCCGGCTGGCCTTTCTGAGTGTTGAAGACGCTCAGCATCAGGTTCCAGTAGGACAATCCCAAGTCCCATTCGTTGCGACCTTCGACGAGAAACTCTTCGCACAGCACGCGGCCGGTGATCGTGAGCGATCCGTTCGAAGCGCCTTTGGCTGATTTGAACGCGTTGTCCACCCAGACCAGGCCGGTTACGGTGCAGTTTGCCCACGCGTTGACGGTCAAGTCGTTGGATCGCAGCGTCGGCAGGTGGACGGGCGTGGACGAGCCGCGCAAGGGGCCGAGGTTCGCTCCCGAGACCACGACGTTGCTGCCCGAGATGGTGATTTTCGCAGGGCTGCGCAGCATGCCCTGAATCGTGACATTGCTGCCGACCGTGATGTTCGAGGTGGCGCGGAAGATACCCAAGGGGTTCGTCGGTACGTCGGGTGCCAACGTGACGTTGCTGATACTCGAAGCCAGCGCAGGAATCGAGTAGACCGGCCCTCCGGCATACAGGCGATAGGTGGTCACCGAGGACATGCTGGAGCCAAGCGACGCGGCCGCACCGGAAATAGTATTGACCGCCGTCTGCATCTGAGCGCTCAGCACCGCCGAGTCGTCGTTCAATTGCTTGTCGGCGTTGAGCGTGACCGTGCCGCCGAAGGGCCGATAATCGGCCTGGCCGGCGCCAGGCATATTCCCCATGTCAATCGTGAACGTGGCCCGGGAACTGCCGTCGGGATAGTCCCTGCAAAGGTCGAGGTCGCCATTGAATAACACGTTGCCCGTAATCCTGCAGGGAAAGTCGATCTTGACGACCCTCGAGTCTTTGTTCTGGTAGACGGTGTAGTTTGACAGCGACGACCAGTTCGACGGTTGTGCCGACAACTGTTCGCGCACCAGTTGTACGACGACCCGAATCTGGTGGGTCGAGCTGAGCGCCGGATTGCTGGAGTCGACCGCCGTGCCAGTTGAGAGCAGCGTCACGCGATAGGGATACTCGGCATAATCAGAGCTGCTCACCGTCAGCGAGCTGTCGCCGGCCGTGTAGGTCACGCTGTAGCTGTCGAGTGTCGACAGGCTGCCGGTGAGCGTCGTGCTCACGCCTGTCCAGACGCTCGCGTTGTGCATGGCCCGCAGTGCGGCGGAGATGCCGGCCGCGGCGGCCAGGTGGGCCCGATCTTCGCGACCGCCGTTGGCCTGGATCTGCGTGACCGTCGCACTGGTATGCAAGACCGAGTAGGTGACGACCATGGTCATCGCCAGCAAGACCATCACGATGATCATGGCCGCGCCGCGCCGAGCGGAGCGATCGGTCGAACGCAACATCGTGGGTTCCCTCCTTCGCTAGTGCGTGGCCTTCAGGTCGTCGTAAAACGTGGCCGAGCCAAGAAACGGCAAGGCCGAAACGCCTTGCGGATCGGTCAGCACGGCCTCGTCGCCGGGCATCAGCTGCAGCTCGTATCGCACCGTGCACTGACGCATGCCGACCGTGGCGCCCCACAGGTCCCGCGGCCAGGACATCGCCGAGAAGGCGAGCGTGTTGGCCTGGTAGCTCGTCCATTCGGCGGTCGTCGGATGCAGCTTGCGCTCGAAACGCACGGCGCCCAGCGACGTACTGCTCACCGTGAAAGTGCGCACCAGGGGGGTCAGTTCGATGACCGTGCTCGTCGGAGCGACTTTCAATGCCGCGACGATGGCCTGGTTCGCGGAATCGTTGATCGTGTCGTCCAGCGGCAGCGTGCGCGTGTCGCCTGGGGCTCGGAGCTCGATCAACCGTTGCGGGGCGGCCGGGTCGCAGCAGATGAACACGCATTCGCTGATTTGCGGTGGCCCGGCGGTGTTCACCGGCGAGCCGGTGGGGGTCCAAATGACCAAGGTATCGGGAAACTGTTCGCTCCCGACCGTCTTGTACACGACGGCCACCCCCGGATGCGTCGGCGATGCATAGGCCTGCGAGATCAACAGGGCCATGCGCTCGCAGGCGACGCGGGCATGCTGCGTGGC
Proteins encoded:
- a CDS encoding GspH/FimT family pseudopilin, with the translated sequence MACSRQIRRGYTLAEMLVVVTLVAVLAWTMIPSMTPSASQQLLGTAETVASDLALARSLAVANGSTYRVTYQLTQNRYVLEHTGTNPALETLPHWAFRSPSDPADQHIVELSKLPNSGFTLPALASVTLGGTSTASTWIEFTPLGATSAAAESVVWLQTGSATSARYVAVRVNPVTGLTTIDDITGTAPAGAGIGGG